The DNA region AAAGGGCAAAAGATACGACCCCTGTACCCCCACCTAATtcacacacattttgataatgATTTAGATCGAATGATTTACTAGCGACATCACAATGGAAGGCCTTCCTGAATGCATGCGTCGCCATCATGAACGTTTGACATTCAGGTCTGCTGGTGGCGAGCAACTCAAAGACATTGGTGGCATCGCCATAAGTGCGGTCGAATTGAGCTTTTCCATCCCGTATGGCGTACGTTAAATTGTGTgacaatgaaaacataaatttgTCCGTTATATCTATAACAGGAATCAACGAAAATGGACTGGACGATGTCAAGTACTTCTCACTTAACTCCGTGTTTCTGAAACGACCACCTGTAACAGCTTTGTCGCCCGTCATCTCTTTCTTCAGGTAGCCCATCGTACACAGCGTATTCAGTAATAGATGAGTCGATGTCCTATTGCTGTTAATTGACTCGCACAATTCAGTCGTCGTCTGCGGTCCACTTTGTAGAATATCGAagattttgaaattacatgCCGAGATAAGTGCCCTGGTTGTCAGATATCCGTTTATGCTCCGAAATACATCTGCAGCATTTTCCGCCATAGTCCCTGATAACGTGTATGTACACAACGTTCGAATGACGACCACTATTTGGAGACAGCTTGATAGATAAATGAGAAAGTCACGGTGCCAACTTGAAGtacactactagtactagtagttcaCAGTACGATTGATCATGAAGGTATATCCCCTTGTACCTCCAAGGATTGATGAAGGATCTACCTCTTATTTAGAATCTGTTGAGTACAACTGATAAGTTGAGTCGGTTAGTTAAAGTCCGACGAATCAGTAATTAGCTGCCGTATACATATATGGTACTATAACAGCTCTGGATCTGTCGAGTTTTCGTATTATCAACCACTAGCTCTAAGCAattgtgtatactagtatgacGCTGTCAAAAATCGTGCAGCTGTAACCACTAAATTCTCAAAAAACCGTCCGTGGAACACTTAGAGGAGAATCTTCTTGTAGACGTgtagtttgttttctttctaaCGCGTCGGTACACTCTAAGTTATTTTTGTGATTCCATGTTAAAACATGTTCTACAAATTACATACACACCCCTGaggtacaaaaacagaacaACGTCAGTTTAGTACGACAGGTAATTAAGCTGCAACATCTTGTTTGTTCTTTATGGCCCAATAACCTTATAAAGTTCTTTTCAACAAAGATTTCCCAAGGATACTCATTTGTTTCTCTACTACTGATGTTGTGCATGTAGAATGCCCCTGAATGCCCAAGGCATGTTTCGATGGCTGTGTTCAATATTAAAGTTAATAGATGGTGTACACACGATCAATCAACTGTCCAATATAGAACATGTTCATATATATTGCATGTGATGATCGTAAGCTAGATGACAGCTAGGTATATTATAGCAAATAGACAGATACAGACTGACAAACACAAGAAgaacgcatacatacatacatacatacatacatacatacatacatacatacacacacacacacatacatacacacatacatacacacatacatacatacacacacacatacatacatacatacacacacatacatacatacacacatatatacatacatacatacacacacatacatacatacatacatgtacatacatacatacatacatacacacacacatacatacacacatacatacatacatgtacatacatacatacatacatgcatacatacatacatacatgtacatacatacatgatacatacatacatacatacatacatttacatacatacacatacatacatacatacatacatacatgtacatacatacatacatgatacatacatacatacatatacacacatacatacatacatatatacatacatacatacatacatactttactGTTTATTCTGTGTTGAAATGAAAGTGCTTATAgcgtatgtatatatacaatgtgtatatatataatgtatatatataatgtatgtataatatatatatatatatatatatatatatatatatatatatatatatatatatatatatatatatatatatatatatgacagtgGAGAAGAAATGTCTACTGTCTATGGTAGCACCCTCGTTTAGTTGCTGAGTAGGCTTTGACGAGATTTAGTGAAGAAGTAGAAATAGAAAGGTACTACTCAATACCGTGCATCCAACCGTGAAACAGTAGGCCTAAAGGCACGCAGAGTAAATCACAACTAATAAGGTGGACCTAGTTGTAAATCTTTACTTTCAAGGCATTTCACGGTAGGTTGATCATCAGACTACTCAATACTTGGTGGCACTGTCTGTGATGACTTAAAAACACAGGCAACACAAGCCTCACCAACCCACCTTTCATCTATTACTGTGGTGTATACACACACTGTACGGagtatatatactagtattattataatatacttaTGCTGtgaaagacaagacaagacaagagtGTTCATCAGATGTTTTTTTATTCATCTACATAGTCTTTCTGTCAGTATCTAAGGCACTACAAAACTAGTATgatagttcctatacaatgtGTTGTGGTtaaaccacagtctggtcatccagactactaCAAACCCTCTCAGTATATACATACTATCAAATCGTTGATAGTTCacagtataaaataaaataaaataaaataaaataaaataaaataaaataaaataaagtgtctCGTACTCATTCTATGTATCATTAATTACCCATCCCGTCCAAATACTAGTTGTCGATTAGCATTAAGTAACACTATTTAGGAAACCAAattaatttacaaatgaaagCTTTTCATTAATGTGATGAATTGGAGCATTTCTCGTATCTACATCGCTGACGAACACTGTAAATAAAATCCTCTGATACTGCAACAATGCGATACTACTTGTAAATAGTGTGTGTTATTATACTGTGCCCCTGTGACCTATCTTCTGAAAAAAACGACgttctgaaaaaaatataaatattctcAAACGAATTGACAAACTCGAATTAATGTTTGCACCATCGAAAACTATAAAAACGTCTTTAGATATGGTTACTGctcatacaaaatattcaatacATTTGTCACTACTGGATATTGAACAAGTTTGTTTCCTTAGCACCTAAATATAGCACCTAAGTTTTCTGTATCTAAGTCGTGCGAATAATATTTGTCACAGTGACTTTCTGGGTTTAGTATAGTGTCAATGGCATAGACTTTGGTATGATATGAGTAAGAACATTTAAACGGAATTGTCAGATTATCAATATCACCTGTTAAATTTGTGAAAAGCTAAATGGCCCTGGTGTTTAAAGTGTAAGATAATTAATCATCTGTATATGCAGGTTCTTGTAACCTCTTCTGTTTAGCCGCTCCTGATGGGTTTTAACTAATCATTGACAACGAAGCTGACAAAACATTGACCTCATCATTCTTTTAACATTGAATCAATCATTATTTTTTGCCgtgtcacctgtgggccaccgtaTTATTTTTTGTGGCGACATAAAAGCGTTCATACGACTACAGCGTAGGATCATAAAACTGGGAAGTCAATGAAATTAAGAGGAAGATGCaaaaaggtcaaggtcaaggttaaaaaatattcaaataattgtTTCTCAACAGTGAATCTGGCTTACACCACTTTTAAACCCATACATTTTCTTAAAGGTCTTGCTCTGTTCTATACTGCAgctgtatttgtttttgtcattatctaaaaatgaaaatgagaatGTGATTTTGATGTGACACGAAGTATTTCCCTTTGATAAACTgacattgatttaaaaaaatagctAATCAATCCGTCACTCAATTGCCATGTTAAGTGTTTTAGGAAGACTATTTCTCACGCTATTCAAGTGTGTCTAGCAAATCCTTCTATCTCCTTTTCGTACACAGAGAAAGTTGACAATTATCATGAAAAGTTCACCGACAGctggtttccatagcaacattaCAAAGGAAGATACTCAGTCTAGTAGCTGACCTGGTGTCTCTGTCAATATATAAGCCTTCTATAAGTAGGCTCTAATGTGAATATCTTGTTAACAAAGCAATCAGATCCCAAAGAGTCTGAACGTAAGATTTGTCCCCCGTGCATCTACATCCTACATTGTTAGGATTACAACATGGACGACATGATGGGTCCGTGTCATAGTTCGCTATGGAAGTGTTATCAATTGCAATGTCTTTTTTCATAAAGCTTACAGCTGCTTGGATTGTATGTAACGCATTCCAATATTCTACAGATGATTGGTCTAATGGTGAACTCTCTGATGGGTCAATTTCTATGTTGAATATTAACGGTGGATCGTGGTGTTGCACCGGTCCTATTGTACCATCACAGGAACTGGCAGCTTTGAAACTCTGACCTGTtggaatatatatgtacatgacgAAATTGATGTacgagtcagtcagtcagtcagtcagtcagtcagtcagtcaatcaatcggTCGGGCGATcgatcaagcaatcaatcaatcaatcaatcaatcaatcaatcaatcaatcaatcaatcaatcaatcaatcaatcaatcaatcaatcaatcaatcaatcaatcaaccaaccaaccaaccaatcaatcaatcaatcaatcaatcaatcagtaaatcaatcaatcaatcagtcaatcaatcaatcaatcaatcaatcagtcaatcaatcagtcaatcaatcaatcaaacagttATCAATCAAAAAAAGCTCGCGACCGACCAACCGACCGATCGGTCGATTTAACGATCGGTCAACCGATTGAatgaccaatcaatcaatcaatcaaccaaccagccaaccagccaaccaaccaaccaaccaaccaaccaaccaaccaaccaacaaaccagtcaatcaatcaacaagCAAGCAATTAGCAAGCAATGTCTGACATGTCATGTTGATTCCTCTGGCATACATCTACCTATCCTTACTGAAAGAAGAATGAATTGAGAACTGTTATACTTCACAGATATGGGAATGGTTATCATCTTTACGACTGTAGGAACTATCTACTTGGACtatatacaacaacaaaagtatTTACCTGTCAAATATAAGGCTTTGTACTTGCCAACTCGTATAGTGTCTAAATCACCAACAATCCCTGCAGAAAGACTATTGGGATGAAATAATGCCTGGagagaaaataaaaattagCGAAAACTAGATGCGTTGTTTTAATATGATGCACAATGTACAATTCTTAAAGCAAGCCATTATAACAAATAAGTTGTACATATTTCACTAAATGACTTGCTGTTTTAAAAACCATCCCAGAAAACCCCCCACGATAGAAGTACTTTTAAAAcgaaaatataattatgtatgtatctctCTCAGATTATGTTACTGTTGCCATTTTACCCAACGAAACAAGCGCTTTCAAACTCAAAGATAAAAAACGAAAGGTTTTCGTCctttattatttgtttattatctCTGGCTGATACAGAGCACAAAAGTGACACTTGTCACTGAGAGATACCAGTAAACAATCACAGGAAATAGACATGTCATCTCATGGTAAGTCATGAACGATTCATCGTGGTCCTTGCATCATGGGTGCATCACCTACATTAACTTAGCGATGatgtaatgtgtgtatttgACTCGACCGCAGATCACTATTGAAAATAGAGTAATAGTCTATatcacaggtactcgaatcaatgtgtagaaaaaaaatgtattgtatataaataagtcttatttacatacatattttttttaaaaatcatacacattgattcgagtacctgtggtcTATATAGTGCCATTAGTGGTCTGAaatgtgatataaatgtactacatgtaagtTAATCTATTAAACATAACGTACCCTGGATTCATAGATACGTTTACCGTGGAATATGACATCGGAGATATCTATACCATCGAACTTTCTGTTGGGTGGCATGGCAACGCCAGCAATAGACGCCATAGTGGGGAATATATCCATAGTACTGAGTAAAGAGTCACAGACTACACCAGGCTTTATTCGTCCAGGCCAATACACTAAGGCTGGTTCGCGGTGACCTGCCTCCCACGGGGTCAATTTACCACTACTGCCCccaccacctgttgattcatgGTAAAACATTGAGAAAGaacttgaatgaagtgagctaaggAAATACTTCACACAACTACAAAATTagacaacaatacaactgatacaaaaaacaGCAGCGAGTTTCTATGATGAAGGTTAATGCAACGCtttttattagttttttttttatatatctgtggaagttataatgtaacactaacagtcaaACTAGATTGTTATTTTCATGTAGTATTCTATAAGTAAACAGAGTCATGGGATCTTTGCCcctgtggtgtttatgctttgataagttacaaCATAATTAAATTGTATGTGTTTGAATGAAGCTTACCCCATCCTTGCTCACAAAGCAAGCAAACGTACAATGTATTTTTCGCGGTTTGCATATAAAACATACTTAGTAGAATTGAAATTGATACGTAGTCGATTTAAAATAGACTCcaaccagatgtaaactaaatgccttccataagggcaaaaaCCCTTAGATATGTGATTCTACACACattaattgttggaatgcaaattAATTATACCAAACGATATGAAATCTGAAGCTTGCATACTTAAGATACTGCCTAATTACAGAAactcataaattatgcaaatgaatcattaagaTGTTTACAtcaaccctttcaccaccactGATTGTGCATCAGCAAGCTTTATATGACATATGtactttgttattatcaatataagtacattatatgaaatttgaggCTTGCATTTTCAAGACTGCCTACTTaataaaaatcattaataatgcaaatgatTGTTACAATAACTACAACAGCGAATTATATCAGACACTTGTGCTTCACCATGTATGTgcaaaattacaaatgtataggaaattttaataagatattgccCAAGTACccaaaatcgttaattatgcaaatatctaaTCAATATTCATAGAATGTTTGGCAAAACGTAATTTTTAAAGAtcatatgtaccaaatttcatttgaattgaattgtgagaatatgatgacacagacagacagactaaaaaACACAGTCCGACACACAGAGACTGACAGATATAACTAAAACTTAACTCtcttttaaaaagatatttgtTATAACATGCTTGTTTTCATCAGTTATTTAGTATCAATGTTAATCAAGTTACAGCCCTACATTATGTAATATTGAGAGTGTACAAATTGTACATCATTGCATATTTCTACAATGTTAATACCTACCCACTGTTTCTTGCCATTCTCCTGTGAAAGGTCCTTGGCAACCAGCGTATTGGCACTTTGATACCCATGGTCCATTGTCGGCTGTTGGCAACATTTTTTACTATTAGAATGGAACGTATTGTATCTATACCATGACATGACATCGAGAGTATCAAAATAACAATCTTGACATACTTACAACGAAATTTTACAAGGAAGCTATCTTGTGACATAAACACATGTAAATAAGCTAGATAAAGTTTAGTACCAAAACACAAACATTGACAGTACTTATCTagtgatatatgcaaattgaccaTGTGATTACCTGTAAACCAAACCATCGTTTCCGTTTCTTTTCCAATGTCTCTCAATGCTTCCATAACACTTCCCACAATACCGTCCATTTCATGCACCGTGTCACCATAGAAACCATGACTAGAAGTGTTGGTGTATTTGGAACTGTGTCCTAACGGTACGTGCATATGAGCAAAGGCAAGGTATAACAGGAATGGCTTTTCACGGCTTCCCCTATAAATGGAATTGGAAATCGTCCAGACAAATTTAAGATGTATATTCTACTTTACTGGACTTGCTTCTTTGATATTCTGTATTCTCTGCCTgtctatgtctgtttgtctgtctctgtctgtctgtctgtctgtctgtccgtccgtccgtccgtctgtcacTCTCTCTCATTTCGATCATCGTCatcatccccaccaccaccaccaccaccaccaccaccagaaccatgaccaccaccattaccaccaatACCATGACCACTACCAGTAACAACTGCAACAGCGCCACCACCATCATAACCATCAACACCAGCAGCAACAATGGCAACAgtaatgacaacaacaacaacaacaacaacaacgtaatCACAATTACCAAGAACAACAGCTAACATATCGATAATGTCATTTTACAGCACTTACATTTGTTTAATGACCTCAGCGGCCTTCTTACTATATTTATCACTAAGACTCCATAAATCTACAGGTTGTTCGATCACTGTCCTATTCTCCATAAGAGGCAGAGCCCAAACTTTGCTGTTATCACAATTCTCCATTTCACAATCTGCAAAGGAATaattatgattaaaaaaaaatcaacatgaagCGTATGGAATATCGAAAGGAATAAGGAAGATCAAAGTAAAGACAGCATAATCAATGTTCAATATgaatttaacatttttgtttaAGGTTTTTAATAGTTTAGGTATTTTGAAACCAgaccaaaagaaaaaaaaacttaattgtCCATAGGCTTTGATTCCCCTtcaaagccacggatagcctctagacacGCCCAAGCTTGCTGTTATATCTCCcagtattttgtcattttcgaCAGTTGACCACCAGATGTACGCTTGCTTACAAGGCTGTGACCGGTTTGCCCAGATAGTCAGATATTGTCCTCAGAGTTGCTGTATCGTGTCAGACAATGTATGGGTATTGAGAGTATTACAAAATACGAGTCGAGGCTTACTTCTCCTTGGGCAAGGATTAGGATTTGGCACACCCATTCCTGGAACATCGGTGCACCCTTCATCAGGGCTCATCGGTACTCCAAGGTAGTAATCAAAGCCTGTTGAGTGGAAAGAAAGATGGCATGCTCTTTGTTCATATAGTTATAGACTAAGGAAGGTCGATGGTGCTCACCTCGACAACTACTTGCTAAGTGTCCATGGATAGGTGTATGCCTAGGACAGGGTTGTAAGGGTGGTACAGTCATCCCTGGTTTATCTGTACATCCATTGCCAACAGTGTAAGGTACGCCATAGTAATAATCAAAGCCTTTGAATGCCAATAAAACAAATTCAGTAGATTTTATCGTAAAAGGAGAAAGTCATGATGCtcatttttgaaatgatattaaaattggtcaaatattattacaatttatgcattttagaatccaaaatggccaccaaagTATTATGTTAACTCGATGGAAATAATAAAAGATTTCATAGAAAACAAACAGTGAGTCTAAACtttcttttatcattttaaaagaGCCAGGAACATACTTTTATATGGCACGGTTTAGAGAGATTACTTTGATTTGCAAAGAAATTGGTACCCAAGGCACATTCTACTTTAACATGGGAAAAATTCACAAAACACAGGGATGTTATTGAcataattttaaagaaaatatatagCACTGATAAACTTAAATAGTTGACAGCCATTAGTCGTTAGTAAATATGTTAAGTAAGTATTTTTCACCTCTCCCCAGCGGATGATAACTCCCATTGTAACCAAGATGCCATTTTcctgaaaacaaaaatttaaaatatgagTGTTGAACTTGGCACATCATTAAAGCTGCACACTAGATGCAACTGGaacaataaagaaaaaaatgtttccttaggtacaataacttcaCTGGTAATATATCAATATCGCACACCGTGAAcagcatcacctgtgggtaaacgtataTTTTGTAGCTGTTTGTagtaaaatcaaatcaaattgatttttgggtccgcacctaCAAATCAGCATCCTGGACGGTGATCATATCTCaccctgtttctgtactacttatggataatatcgaccactgattaacatatgTGATGTCTATAATTGTGATTGTATGATCAAAAAATGATACTCGGTTACCACTAGTAAAGTTTTAACAtggcgacagattcaaaacctaGCTTTCATTCAAGATTTAAatttgccactacactacctacagatattGGCCActatttaaaatgtacaatgtctttttataagtaactgactaatttctaagtgaatatatctttggttatttgatgaaatatgtccCAGTCACAGCTAGTGCACGTTTaaagaaatgtaaattttgttattaTCTTTTGGTACCCCATGTCTTCGGATTTACATGTTCAATCATTCAAACCACGTTTCCGGGTTTTCCTTGAATAACCAATTTTAATAAATAACTTTGAATTTCACCAAAATGTCATGGCATATAGTCACATAATCTAAAATTGACCAAGGAATTGGGAAATTTGAAACATGTTTTTGACTTTGAAGCATGTTAAAGTTGTAACATTACCTTTACAGTTAAACagaagctcagaccactatagaacatttactatagtggtctgagatacaagTATTCAGATTATTTATGCATGGTAAGGTGTCAGTATATATTGAGAAGCAAAAGACACATTCACAGACTAAACGTGACGTATTGATTACTTGTGTTGACGTATTCACAGACTAAACGTGACGTATTGATTACTTGTGTTGACGTATTCACAGCGTAAACGTGACATATTGATTACTTGTGTTGACCCATGCACAGACTAAATGTGACGTTGTGATTACTTTgtctttgtttacaaataacttcctatacgtacagtaacaaacttttATCTTTTAATTTACTTATTATAATAACGTTATGATATATTTAAGGTGTAGTCTATAGACCGACAGACGAGATTTGACAATAAATTGTACAGCTAGTGTTgtgaatgttttcaaaaatgcaaaaaagTTCAACTTTTACACTGATGTTCCAAATTTCGATAAAATGACCAGTATCTGTACTTGCCTATCATTGCTGTGCTGTACCCTGCAGCTTTAAAAACTTCGGCAAATGTAGTCTCATTTAGAGGTAAACCACCCACTGTGGATGATGAGAAGAGATCCTTGACTCCATTCCGGATGCCGAGGCGGGCTGTCAGCAAGGACGCCCTCGATGGCGAACAAACAGAAGCTGCGGCATGAAAATCAGTAAACCTGTTGGAATAATGTGATCATTCTGGATTCATTATTTTTGGTCGGTGATGaagatttatacatgtatcgACAAATCTAtctcatgaatatgtattatcaATAAGACTTGAAATGTGAACACTTTTATCCCGGATACCGTACGTAGAGAGggagtctagtactagtagtatcGCCCAGACCACAGACCACTAatagttagtggtctgagagtatagttacgatttataccttcactcacacgTGGTTAGAACCACAGGCTGGTCATCCAGTCAAGTAGAGAATGAAAGAGAAAAGTCTTTCCAAAGTTCATAGTAGCCAGATAAATATAACTTTGCTTTGAAATGCCAGTTCATATGCAGTTTCATAGTAATTGCATGGCACTTATTTAATGTTGAACTATTAATATACCTTTGTCTATGTAATAATACCTAACACATCCATGACCGTAATACTAATGGTTGCAGTATGCCCGATCAGATTCAGACTCGGTGGGCTTgtacacaggggcgtgtaatattgcatagattgttgttttccaggtctacagactaaatataacaaccttttgaatatatattcctacctgtatagggaaagtatacgtagtactatagatcgatacatttgtagcagcaagattcgtatgatattttcctaagaaaacggaaatctaagcaataatacacgcccctgtgggcTTGTACATGTGTAGGGGACCTAGGTCCATACATTTTCGAAACTCATCAACATTTTTCCTGCAATGGCTAGTAAATATTAGCACGTTTATAGAGGTATAAGCTTAATATACggaatcaatctgattaaaatccgaatCGGATGTAGATGTCGTCTAATcataatcgttcattgctattttaccttcgttattttgcttgaactgaccttggtacatgtttacaatttttagcctgatcgccgcTGTAGAGGAGGTGATCAGGTTaaacaatgtaaacatgtaccaaggtcaattcaggcaaaataacgaaggtaaaatagcaatgattGAACGATTAGccgccgacatctacatcggattttaatcagattgatatgGAATATACCTCTAGCACAGCCAAAAGCATATCGACGAGCGAATACCGACTTTCTAATTTTAGAATTGAACTTATTGTCTTGCTGTTTATGAATAGTATATGTCACGTCAGATTCATGGTGAAGTTCCTTGCCAAACAACTCAGTCTgataaatcttttttttttttgtatacattgCACTAATTACAACTACTGTCTTATATGATCTATACGCTATGTCACCTGACGAGTCACGTGACTTGACAGACCTTTGGCAACCAACATGAACGAGTGGTATTATTAGTAAAttaatagttattgttgttgttttgttttgttttgtagtctttattatgatgtgtaatgttacttttgaaaagcctataagtgttattattatgattttttttcccaattttattttatttgtacctttaacaaatccccagggttttgttacgtgtaatcaataaatataatattattacattagTACATAAACCCTCATCcaatgttggtggagggtctatgattagtAAGAGTATAGAATACGTGTccattgtacacacacacacacacacacacac from Glandiceps talaboti chromosome 18, keGlaTala1.1, whole genome shotgun sequence includes:
- the LOC144449257 gene encoding acetylserotonin O-methyltransferase-like; this translates as MAENAADVFRSINGYLTTRALISACNFKIFDILQSGPQTTTELCESINSNRTSTHLLLNTLCTMGYLKKEMTGDKAVTGGRFRNTELSEKYLTSSSPFSLIPVIDITDKFMFSLSHNLTYAIRDGKAQFDRTYGDATNVFELLATSRPECQTFMMATHAFRKAFHCDVASKSFDLNHYQNVCELGGGTGVVSFALSDAYPGMKLVVYDLPIVVDIAQQFRHHRSAYVSQLVTFQAGNPVKDDLPKVDLFVLSGAANFWAGGQISILFTKIYEALPPGGAVMILEPVVDEDNPKKSYVEVFSLAFLLAFGSQHRTKREYLDLLRHHGFTNIKLKKSESHCDAILASKPRVAWQ
- the LOC144449106 gene encoding arylsulfatase G-like translates to MGFTVLLFVCIISSIPLFISANRPNFIILFGDDVAWGDLGANWNPDKTSTDTPNLDKIAEGGIRFTDFHAAASVCSPSRASLLTARLGIRNGVKDLFSSSTVGGLPLNETTFAEVFKAAGYSTAMIGKWHLGYNGSYHPLGRGFDYYYGVPYTVGNGCTDKPGMTVPPLQPCPRHTPIHGHLASSCRDCEMENCDNSKVWALPLMENRTVIEQPVDLWSLSDKYSKKAAEVIKQMGSREKPFLLYLAFAHMHVPLGHSSKYTNTSSHGFYGDTVHEMDGIVGSVMEALRDIGKETETMVWFTADNGPWVSKCQYAGCQGPFTGEWQETVGGGGSSGKLTPWEAGHREPALVYWPGRIKPGVVCDSLLSTMDIFPTMASIAGVAMPPNRKFDGIDISDVIFHGKRIYESRALFHPNSLSAGIVGDLDTIRVGKYKALYLTGQSFKAASSCDGTIGPVQHHDPPLIFNIEIDPSESSPLDQSSVEYWNALHTIQAAVSFMKKDIAIDNTSIANYDTDPSCRPCCNPNNVGCRCTGDKSYVQTLWDLIALLTRYSH